The Methanosphaera sp. BMS genome contains a region encoding:
- a CDS encoding UPF0104 family protein has translation MDYKKLIVLLSLGIIILIAMVLFIGPGKIISALKTANLYYVMFAIIIQFIILVLWNKRWSIICDSLDIPHSQLSLFAMTIVGLAVNDLTPSGRSGGEPVRAYLLSKDSSIKFKETFATVMGDKLFDTLPFMVLAIFAICYLMLYLHLSSTLFSLLMVSLILFIVVLLFIIYISINEEFGLKTIQWTFRMARRFTSKDLITHEKKAVSSLIGFQNSLKYLMKDRKLLIQATVISFVVWFLELFRVYVVFLAFGQTVSIGMIASVFLVSSLIGIIPALPGGLGSIDGVMILLYSMAGISASISTAATFVERMISLWMVIIMGVILLPFYGKDVLDKVGLD, from the coding sequence ATGGATTATAAAAAGCTAATAGTACTATTATCCCTCGGTATCATAATATTAATTGCTATGGTACTATTTATTGGGCCGGGTAAGATAATATCTGCATTGAAGACAGCTAATCTTTACTATGTAATGTTTGCCATAATAATTCAATTTATTATACTGGTATTATGGAATAAACGTTGGAGTATAATCTGTGATTCATTAGATATTCCCCATAGTCAACTATCATTGTTTGCAATGACTATTGTTGGTTTGGCAGTCAATGACTTAACACCTAGTGGTCGTAGTGGTGGAGAACCAGTCAGGGCATATCTTTTATCAAAAGATTCCTCCATAAAGTTCAAAGAGACATTTGCAACTGTAATGGGGGATAAGTTATTTGACACGCTTCCATTTATGGTACTTGCAATATTTGCAATATGCTATTTAATGTTATATCTTCACTTGAGTTCTACATTATTTTCACTACTGATGGTTTCATTGATATTATTTATAGTGGTACTGTTGTTTATAATATATATCTCAATAAATGAGGAATTTGGATTAAAAACTATCCAATGGACATTTAGGATGGCTAGACGTTTTACTTCCAAAGATCTAATAACACATGAAAAAAAGGCTGTTTCATCATTAATTGGTTTTCAAAATAGTTTAAAATATCTGATGAAAGATCGTAAATTATTGATTCAGGCTACAGTCATTTCATTTGTGGTATGGTTTTTAGAACTTTTCAGGGTATATGTGGTATTTCTGGCATTTGGACAAACCGTCTCCATTGGTATGATTGCATCAGTATTTTTAGTCTCATCATTAATCGGTATTATTCCGGCTTTACCTGGAGGTTTAGGATCTATTGATGGTGTAATGATATTGTTGTATTCCATGGCGGGAATTTCCGCATCAATAAGTACGGCCGCTACATTTGTAGAACGTATGATATCATTATGGATGGTTATTATTATGGGTGTAATACTATTACCATTCTATGGTAAGGATGTATTGGACAAAGTGGGATTGGATTAA
- a CDS encoding pro-sigmaK processing inhibitor BofA family protein, with protein MLLEEIIILFILFIILILAFKLILEYGGTILKIVMHLAFGWITLGLVNIIPGINVPINLITVAISGFGGVLGTFLLVLYSIIF; from the coding sequence ATGCTACTTGAAGAAATAATAATATTATTTATATTATTTATTATATTAATCCTGGCATTTAAACTGATACTTGAATATGGTGGAACCATTCTGAAAATAGTCATGCATTTGGCATTTGGTTGGATAACCCTTGGACTTGTAAATATTATTCCGGGAATTAATGTACCTATAAACCTTATTACTGTAGCAATATCCGGTTTTGGAGGAGTTCTGGGGACATTCTTACTGGTATTATATTCAATAATATTTTAA
- a CDS encoding PIN domain-containing protein, with protein MVFLDSSFIIALFNKKEYKRNKSAEKIIKTIPDIDKIPKAINNIVLNEVLYKLTKPYYDGKREQIISFLLAMDKIIFVSENDYKKAIKLYKKYDYTINYSDWLIILSMKKEGITDILSFDDDFNKIKEINNISI; from the coding sequence ATGGTATTTTTAGATAGCAGTTTTATCATAGCACTATTTAATAAAAAAGAGTATAAAAGAAACAAATCAGCAGAAAAAATTATAAAAACTATTCCAGACATTGATAAAATACCAAAAGCAATAAACAACATAGTGTTAAATGAAGTACTCTATAAATTGACAAAACCATATTATGATGGAAAAAGAGAACAAATAATCTCATTTCTATTAGCCATGGATAAAATAATTTTTGTAAGCGAAAACGACTACAAAAAAGCAATCAAATTATATAAAAAATATGATTATACAATCAACTATAGTGACTGGCTAATCATTTTATCCATGAAAAAAGAGGGAATAACCGACATACTCTCATTCGATGATGATTTTAATAAAATAAAAGAAATAAACAACATATCCATTTAA
- a CDS encoding right-handed parallel beta-helix repeat-containing protein has product MIILFDFITHLVILLENNTFNATGDTAMAIGVIGLNIQINNNNLTVNGTSISGSTVDYLGARTTGVYIGRGYNVTVTNNNINSTYTGIYTQEQNTLNVTTNNITTNYNYTILIDKTTQNTTVENNYLVTPGRLGDESVSDSGKNNTVQNNQPVPDKQYFLKVDTTEFTAGTTTTITASIYYGTENTQTVATNITKGKITFKVNGKTLKNTNGKVIYAKIVNGTATIEDFEVPESWAKEGTTIQAVYSGSSDLEKMTSEKTEITITTTEPTITTEDITTSAGETITLTATLTDGNNVINNGKVVFKINGKTVKDSNGKVIYAKVSNNQVNFTYTLPSDMKAKQYNLTATFISSDYDRLEDTKTLTVTA; this is encoded by the coding sequence ATAATAATTCTCTTCGATTTCATAACCCATTTAGTAATTCTCTTAGAAAACAACACCTTCAACGCAACCGGCGATACCGCAATGGCAATCGGAGTAATCGGACTAAACATACAAATCAACAACAACAACCTCACAGTAAACGGAACAAGCATCAGCGGATCAACAGTCGACTACCTAGGAGCAAGAACCACAGGAGTATACATAGGAAGAGGATACAACGTAACAGTAACAAACAACAACATAAACTCAACATACACCGGAATATACACCCAAGAACAAAACACACTAAATGTCACAACAAACAACATCACAACAAACTACAATTACACAATACTCATAGATAAAACCACACAAAACACAACAGTAGAAAACAACTACCTCGTAACCCCAGGACGACTAGGAGACGAATCAGTAAGTGACTCCGGAAAGAATAACACAGTACAAAACAACCAACCAGTACCGGATAAACAATACTTCCTCAAAGTAGACACAACCGAATTCACAGCAGGCACAACCACCACAATAACAGCAAGCATATACTACGGAACAGAAAACACACAAACAGTAGCAACAAACATCACCAAAGGAAAAATCACATTCAAAGTAAACGGAAAAACACTAAAAAACACCAACGGCAAAGTAATCTATGCAAAGATAGTAAACGGTACGGCAACTATTGAAGACTTTGAAGTACCTGAAAGCTGGGCAAAAGAAGGCACAACCATACAAGCCGTATACTCAGGTTCAAGTGACCTTGAAAAGATGACCAGCGAAAAAACAGAAATAACAATAACCACAACAGAGCCAACAATCACAACAGAAGACATAACCACCAGTGCTGGAGAAACAATCACACTCACAGCAACCCTAACAGATGGTAACAATGTCATCAACAATGGTAAGGTAGTCTTCAAAATCAACGGCAAAACAGTCAAAGACTCTAACGGCAAGGTAATCTATGCCAAAGTATCCAATAATCAGGTAAACTTTACATACACATTACCAAGTGATATGAAGGCTAAACAGTACAACCTCACAGCTACTTTCATATCAAGTGACTATGACCGCTTGGAGGATACGAAAACTTTAACCGTTACAGCATAA
- a CDS encoding N-acetyltransferase, which yields MTKFRKINDEDNIKKLAYWIYTTDVKLFNKLYTNKANSLEAIKKLIMSDYINPYHRNFITLLYVDKPSDVKAMALSFKGNKITVTQMYKAFSDTGFLNVKSPFLFEYVSIIYSSYISNNDYYMASLYVHKNYRNNYIGSKLVENIKQKARQSNSNNMLIDVADDKSSLIDFYKKLGFEKAKMDYHTFIGRRNGYTTMVYKIK from the coding sequence ATGACTAAGTTTAGAAAAATTAATGATGAGGACAATATCAAAAAGTTGGCTTATTGGATTTATACCACTGATGTGAAATTATTCAATAAACTTTATACAAATAAGGCCAATTCCCTGGAGGCTATAAAAAAGTTGATTATGAGTGATTACATCAATCCATATCATAGAAATTTTATCACATTATTATATGTGGATAAGCCTAGTGACGTAAAGGCGATGGCTTTATCGTTTAAAGGTAATAAAATAACCGTTACCCAGATGTACAAGGCGTTTTCTGATACGGGCTTTCTCAATGTTAAAAGTCCATTTCTTTTTGAGTATGTCAGCATCATATATTCATCATATATAAGCAACAATGATTATTACATGGCTAGTTTATATGTCCATAAGAATTATCGTAATAATTATATTGGAAGTAAGCTTGTGGAAAATATTAAACAGAAAGCCAGACAATCAAATTCCAACAACATGCTGATTGACGTGGCTGATGATAAATCATCATTAATAGACTTTTATAAGAAATTGGGCTTTGAAAAAGCTAAAATGGATTATCATACATTTATCGGAAGAAGAAATGGTTATACTACAATGGTTTATAAGATTAAATAG
- a CDS encoding TrkA family potassium uptake protein produces the protein MVDIIIVGGGKVGIRLIKLLKKQENYDITLIDNHEEVIDAVKEEFDDVNIINGDATNKKVLEEAGIETADIIVAATSNDEVNLLIGMVAQNYNLNKIIARTANPTHIKMFEKLGLNEVISPELTACSNIEKLIIKPNIADLSISGKGDCELIDIKVKAKKVIGKSIGQISPTKDYIVIMCEKNDEELIANNDIILQEDDTVTVLVKRKAIKKTRKYFTKNSILPSL, from the coding sequence TTGGTAGATATAATAATAGTAGGTGGAGGAAAGGTTGGTATCCGACTAATCAAACTGCTTAAAAAACAGGAAAACTATGACATCACGCTAATAGACAATCATGAGGAAGTAATAGATGCCGTAAAAGAAGAATTTGATGATGTAAATATCATAAATGGTGATGCTACAAATAAAAAAGTATTAGAAGAGGCAGGTATTGAAACGGCAGATATTATTGTGGCTGCAACAAGCAATGATGAAGTGAACCTTCTTATAGGCATGGTTGCTCAAAACTATAACTTAAATAAGATTATTGCACGTACCGCTAATCCTACGCACATTAAGATGTTTGAAAAATTAGGTTTGAATGAGGTTATAAGCCCGGAACTTACCGCATGTAGTAATATTGAAAAGTTAATAATTAAACCCAACATTGCAGATTTATCAATATCCGGTAAGGGTGACTGTGAATTAATTGACATAAAAGTTAAAGCTAAAAAAGTCATAGGCAAATCCATAGGACAAATCAGCCCAACAAAGGATTATATTGTTATAATGTGTGAGAAAAACGATGAAGAACTGATAGCTAACAATGACATCATACTGCAAGAGGATGACACGGTCACGGTACTGGTTAAAAGAAAAGCCATTAAGAAAACAAGAAAGTACTTTACTAAAAACAGCATTTTACCATCATTATAA
- a CDS encoding NAD(P)H-hydrate dehydratase: MKEVLTPLEMRCVDKNTEYNKLPTLVLMENAGSQIASYIIENYPDKKKVSLYAGTGGNGGDAFVAARHLLNHDYRIHLVLLSRPENIKNKDSILNWNVIEHISKADGNIRISIITDSTQLKPDNSDIIVDAILGTGINGKLRQPVSKAIDIINYSPAIRLSVDVPSGLNPLTGEVFDKCVVAHKTLTLHKKKTGLLDAQSSYVGDVVVLDIGIPRVSEKYVGEGDLLKIPKVNVNSHKGQNGSVLIVGSNKDYVGAVIFAAESALKSGIDLVYIVAPKSSADIIKSYNPEFIVRKVDGDVLSLDCYDDVCELSKRVDSILIGSGAGLDDTTAELYNKMVNDIDKPIIIDADALKLVDKEKIIKANTILTPHHAEFEKFFSIKLPSDFDEKIGILRKLSIEYNTTIVLKAKTDIIVNSDDYKLNDTGNAGMTVGGTGDILAGMITAYSTKMNLFDSACISTFIIGQVADKLLDEKGYSYTSNDILEKI, translated from the coding sequence ATGAAAGAAGTACTAACGCCCCTTGAAATGAGGTGTGTTGATAAAAATACAGAGTATAATAAATTACCTACTCTTGTATTGATGGAAAATGCCGGCAGCCAAATAGCATCATATATAATTGAAAATTATCCGGACAAGAAGAAAGTATCATTGTATGCAGGTACTGGTGGAAACGGTGGAGATGCTTTTGTAGCGGCAAGACACCTATTAAACCATGATTACAGGATACATCTTGTCTTGCTGTCGAGGCCCGAGAACATAAAAAATAAGGATTCAATCCTAAACTGGAATGTAATTGAGCATATCTCCAAGGCAGATGGGAATATTAGAATCAGCATCATAACTGATTCAACACAACTAAAACCGGACAACAGTGATATAATAGTCGATGCAATATTGGGTACCGGTATAAACGGTAAACTTAGACAGCCCGTATCAAAGGCAATTGACATAATCAATTACTCTCCTGCCATCAGATTATCGGTAGATGTACCTTCAGGTTTAAATCCTCTAACTGGGGAAGTATTTGATAAATGTGTGGTGGCACATAAGACATTGACCCTGCATAAGAAGAAAACTGGTTTACTGGATGCTCAAAGTTCCTATGTAGGGGATGTGGTGGTTCTTGATATTGGAATACCAAGAGTATCGGAAAAATATGTCGGCGAGGGGGACTTGCTTAAAATACCTAAGGTGAATGTAAACAGCCATAAGGGACAAAACGGTTCTGTATTGATAGTGGGATCCAATAAGGACTATGTAGGGGCTGTTATATTTGCGGCTGAAAGTGCACTGAAGTCGGGTATTGATCTGGTCTATATAGTTGCACCAAAGTCCAGTGCTGATATAATTAAATCTTATAATCCTGAATTCATAGTTAGAAAAGTAGACGGGGATGTTCTAAGCCTTGATTGCTATGATGATGTTTGTGAATTATCTAAAAGGGTGGATTCCATATTGATAGGTTCCGGTGCAGGCTTGGATGATACGACCGCCGAATTATATAATAAAATGGTGAATGATATAGATAAGCCTATCATAATAGATGCCGATGCATTGAAACTAGTGGATAAAGAAAAGATTATTAAAGCAAATACTATCTTAACGCCACATCATGCGGAATTTGAGAAGTTCTTTTCAATTAAATTACCCTCAGATTTTGATGAGAAAATAGGCATATTGAGGAAGTTGTCAATTGAATATAATACAACAATAGTACTTAAAGCAAAAACGGATATCATTGTAAATTCCGATGATTATAAATTAAATGATACGGGTAATGCTGGTATGACAGTTGGAGGAACCGGTGACATATTGGCGGGTATGATAACAGCCTATTCAACAAAAATGAACCTCTTTGACTCTGCATGTATATCCACATTTATTATCGGGCAGGTGGCAGATAAACTGCTTGATGAAAAAGGATATAGCTACACTTCAAATGATATATTGGAAAAGATATAG
- a CDS encoding MBL fold metallo-hydrolase: MEKVDDITIILGRGRDSNSYIIGDVLIDPGSGFDIDYLKSQIKEAGLEMDDIKKIVNTHCHYDHMGADKQLQDEYGYEIYMHPLDKESVDKKLDDTTVATSFGMTTPDLDIKQLNEGDMVGDYEVIHTPGHTIGGICLCNGKSLISGDTVFAGGNFGRTDLPTGDSRQMAESILKIADLDVVQLFPGHGPYAISQVSEQIALSVMIASRL; the protein is encoded by the coding sequence ATGGAAAAAGTTGATGATATAACAATAATATTGGGCAGGGGACGTGATTCAAATTCATATATTATAGGAGATGTGTTGATTGATCCGGGTTCCGGTTTTGATATTGATTATCTAAAGTCTCAAATCAAGGAAGCCGGACTTGAAATGGACGACATTAAAAAAATTGTCAATACTCATTGTCACTACGATCATATGGGTGCTGATAAGCAGTTACAGGATGAATATGGATATGAGATATACATGCATCCCTTGGATAAGGAAAGTGTTGATAAAAAGCTTGATGACACTACGGTTGCCACATCATTTGGAATGACAACGCCGGACTTGGATATCAAACAGTTAAACGAGGGTGATATGGTGGGAGACTATGAGGTCATACACACTCCCGGCCATACAATCGGGGGAATCTGCCTATGCAACGGTAAAAGTTTGATAAGTGGGGATACGGTATTTGCCGGTGGAAACTTTGGAAGAACGGACTTGCCTACAGGTGATTCCAGGCAAATGGCCGAGTCCATATTGAAGATAGCCGACCTTGACGTTGTACAGTTATTCCCTGGTCATGGACCATATGCAATATCACAGGTATCCGAACAGATAGCCCTATCTGTTATGATAGCCTCCAGATTATAG
- a CDS encoding pyridoxamine 5'-phosphate oxidase family protein, which produces MDEEVKKIFTEQTWFVATMGDEPNVVPIGFKMVEDDGTMVIADVAMNTTRKNLMDNGLIAVTVCDPETKKAYMAKGKVTFFEEGELVDGLNKFAEEQGFPFRAKGAATFKPTAVLAKHPGPDNDKEIEWI; this is translated from the coding sequence ATGGACGAAGAAGTAAAAAAAATATTCACAGAACAAACCTGGTTTGTAGCAACTATGGGTGATGAACCAAATGTGGTACCTATTGGATTTAAGATGGTGGAAGATGACGGTACAATGGTTATCGCAGATGTTGCAATGAACACAACCAGAAAAAATTTAATGGACAATGGTTTAATCGCAGTTACTGTATGTGATCCTGAAACCAAAAAAGCATATATGGCTAAAGGTAAAGTAACCTTCTTTGAAGAAGGGGAATTGGTCGATGGATTAAACAAGTTTGCCGAAGAACAGGGATTCCCATTCAGGGCAAAAGGTGCAGCAACATTCAAACCAACAGCAGTACTTGCAAAACATCCTGGTCCTGACAACGACAAAGAAATTGAATGGATATAA
- a CDS encoding methylated-DNA--[protein]-cysteine S-methyltransferase yields the protein MILKEILLPDNNTKKCNLGNISYTGVIFENHPDRYIHTLMSKIKDAIIGREVKFDIEKLDLSELTDFQRIVLEKQFEIPHGKVTSYKELAKMIEKPRSARPTANVLASNPFPIIIPCHRTVLATWEVGGYAGIKNNYYKKFLLTNEGVKISDDIVDESCRYVYNK from the coding sequence ATGATTTTAAAAGAGATTCTTCTTCCGGACAACAATACCAAAAAATGTAATCTTGGAAACATCAGTTATACTGGAGTAATTTTTGAAAATCATCCGGACAGGTATATTCATACATTGATGTCAAAGATTAAGGATGCTATCATTGGACGTGAAGTTAAATTTGACATAGAAAAACTGGACTTATCGGAGCTAACAGATTTCCAAAGGATTGTCTTAGAAAAGCAATTTGAAATTCCGCACGGTAAGGTTACATCCTACAAGGAACTGGCTAAAATGATAGAAAAACCACGCAGTGCAAGACCAACAGCTAATGTATTGGCATCCAATCCATTTCCGATAATAATTCCATGTCACAGGACAGTTCTTGCTACTTGGGAAGTAGGAGGATATGCGGGAATTAAAAATAATTACTATAAGAAGTTTTTACTAACAAACGAAGGAGTAAAAATTTCCGATGATATCGTTGATGAATCATGCAGGTACGTCTACAATAAATAA
- a CDS encoding DNA-directed DNA polymerase yields METKKIVLNDIDYITFNDKAVIRLFGIDPDSQENIIAYDDSFKPYMYVLSDDYDNCISQLKELDLNNCIKESKIDIGVEREFIKIIFDHPQEVPKLRDTIRDLPSVIQIREYDIPFYRRYLIDKQITPSNILELHGKTIDKGTYDNLSIDDDVILFKLEESPADTHKHSTRNKILSFDIEVYNAQGMPNAQDDAIIMMSLSSNHGLNKVLSTKKSRHEYVETFDTEEDMLKGFVKLIKEENPDMLVGYNSDVFDLPYIKKRADVLNVELDLGVDGSSVKFQKRGFNNAGIIKGRVHVDLYLLARQYMQLDHYTLERVYLELFDEEKIDVPGDKIFEYWDSDSDQLEELFDYSMDDARTTMEIGEKITPLTVAQSRLVGQPLFDIARMTTGQMIEWYLMLKAYHMNNIVPNKPTSSEYNQRMNSKRNAGGYVKEPEKGLFENIAYLDFKSLYPSIIIAQNISPDTITDGEGLSTDEYYECPENGYKFKKEPKGFIPSLIGEILNERQRIKRLMKTETKPEQKKALDFEQQGLKRLANSMYGAYGYSRFRWYKKECGAAITAWGRQYIQDAMEKSKEFGFKPVYADTDGFYATYIGKID; encoded by the coding sequence ATGGAAACTAAGAAAATTGTTCTAAACGATATTGATTATATAACATTCAACGATAAAGCAGTCATCAGATTATTCGGTATAGACCCGGATAGCCAAGAAAACATAATAGCATATGATGATTCCTTTAAACCATATATGTATGTGCTGTCAGATGACTATGATAATTGCATTAGCCAATTAAAGGAGCTTGACTTGAATAACTGCATTAAAGAATCCAAGATTGATATCGGAGTGGAACGTGAATTTATAAAAATCATATTTGACCACCCGCAAGAAGTGCCTAAACTGAGAGACACGATAAGAGACCTGCCAAGTGTCATTCAGATAAGGGAATATGACATACCATTTTATAGAAGATATCTTATAGACAAACAGATAACTCCAAGTAACATATTGGAATTACATGGAAAAACTATTGACAAGGGTACTTATGACAATTTGAGCATTGATGATGATGTCATATTATTCAAATTGGAAGAAAGTCCTGCAGATACCCATAAACACAGTACCAGAAACAAGATTCTTAGTTTTGATATTGAGGTATATAATGCCCAGGGAATGCCCAACGCACAGGATGACGCTATAATAATGATGAGTTTAAGCAGCAACCATGGATTAAATAAGGTGTTATCCACCAAAAAGTCCCGGCATGAATATGTTGAAACATTCGACACTGAAGAGGATATGCTTAAGGGATTTGTAAAACTGATAAAGGAAGAAAACCCCGACATGCTTGTAGGATATAACTCGGACGTTTTTGACTTGCCCTACATTAAAAAGCGTGCAGATGTATTGAACGTTGAATTGGACCTGGGAGTGGATGGAAGCAGCGTTAAATTCCAGAAAAGAGGATTTAACAATGCAGGTATTATTAAAGGAAGAGTACATGTGGATTTATACCTGCTTGCAAGACAGTACATGCAACTTGATCATTATACTCTGGAAAGGGTATATCTTGAGTTATTTGATGAGGAAAAAATAGACGTCCCGGGAGACAAGATATTTGAGTACTGGGATTCAGACAGCGACCAACTAGAGGAGTTATTTGATTACTCCATGGATGATGCAAGAACCACCATGGAAATTGGTGAGAAAATCACGCCTCTCACCGTTGCCCAGAGCAGACTTGTAGGCCAACCACTCTTCGACATTGCACGTATGACGACCGGTCAAATGATTGAATGGTACTTGATGCTAAAGGCATATCATATGAACAACATCGTACCCAACAAGCCAACAAGCAGTGAATACAACCAGAGGATGAATTCCAAGCGTAATGCTGGAGGATATGTCAAAGAGCCGGAAAAGGGACTTTTTGAAAACATTGCGTACCTTGACTTCAAAAGCCTGTATCCATCCATCATCATAGCACAGAATATCTCCCCCGATACAATTACGGACGGAGAAGGTTTATCAACAGACGAATACTATGAATGTCCGGAGAACGGATATAAGTTCAAAAAAGAACCTAAGGGATTTATACCATCACTTATCGGTGAAATATTGAATGAAAGACAGCGGATAAAGAGATTGATGAAAACAGAGACAAAACCAGAACAGAAAAAGGCACTTGACTTTGAACAACAGGGACTTAAGAGATTGGCCAACTCGATGTATGGAGCATACGGTTATTCCAGATTCCGGTGGTACAAGAAGGAATGTGGAGCGGCCATAACCGCATGGGGAAGACAATATATTCAGGATGCCATGGAAAAATCAAAGGAATTCGGATTTAAACCAGTTTATGCTGATACCGATGGATTTTATGCCACATATATAGGAAAAATAGACTGA
- the fhcD gene encoding formylmethanofuran--tetrahydromethanopterin N-formyltransferase, translating into MDSIVIEDTYAEAFKTKAAYLLITAATKELAYTAAVEATGFATSFIGCPAEAGIDEYVDVDKTPDNRPGYSIIICQNSTKKVEEQLLNRIGQCVLTAATTSVFNLLPDSDTQTNLGFKLSFFGDGYQEKIEKYDKTLYKIPVMSGDFLIEENFGICDAVAGGNLYIMAKCQQSALTAAIAAVNAIKSVPHVITPFPGGIVASGSKVGSHEYSFMHATTNEAYCPTLKDKIDNSKLSSDCNGVYEIVFDGLTQEDVDVATQKAITAIKTIPDVQVISAGNFGGKLGEYKIKLINE; encoded by the coding sequence ATGGATTCAATTGTTATAGAAGATACATATGCAGAAGCATTCAAGACAAAGGCAGCTTACCTGTTAATAACAGCTGCAACCAAGGAGTTAGCATATACCGCGGCTGTTGAGGCTACCGGTTTTGCAACATCATTTATAGGTTGTCCTGCAGAGGCGGGCATAGATGAATATGTTGATGTTGATAAAACTCCAGATAACAGGCCGGGTTATTCAATAATAATCTGTCAAAACTCCACTAAAAAGGTAGAAGAACAATTATTAAACAGGATAGGACAATGCGTATTGACCGCAGCCACAACATCGGTATTTAACTTACTGCCAGATAGTGATACTCAAACAAATCTTGGATTTAAGCTATCATTCTTTGGTGATGGATATCAGGAAAAGATTGAAAAATACGATAAAACATTGTATAAAATACCGGTGATGAGTGGAGATTTTCTCATAGAGGAAAACTTCGGAATATGCGATGCAGTAGCTGGCGGTAATTTATATATAATGGCAAAATGTCAACAATCAGCACTTACAGCAGCTATTGCAGCAGTAAATGCAATAAAATCAGTTCCTCATGTCATAACGCCGTTTCCTGGTGGAATAGTGGCATCAGGTTCTAAGGTAGGTTCACATGAATATTCATTCATGCATGCAACTACAAATGAAGCCTACTGTCCTACATTGAAAGATAAAATAGATAACTCCAAGTTATCATCCGACTGTAATGGCGTCTATGAAATAGTATTTGATGGACTTACTCAAGAGGATGTTGATGTTGCAACACAGAAGGCCATAACAGCTATCAAAACCATACCTGATGTACAGGTAATATCTGCCGGTAACTTTGGAGGAAAGCTGGGTGAATATAAGATAAAGTTAATAAATGAATAA